In Bacteroidota bacterium, one DNA window encodes the following:
- the murG gene encoding undecaprenyldiphospho-muramoylpentapeptide beta-N-acetylglucosaminyltransferase — MSTIVIASGGTGGHLYPTIAVAEAIRDSHPEIRIVFVGTKNRIESREVPRLGFEFFPIEIAAPGRSLGSLAKFPLQYYKAFRRSKQILEEVNAEVFLGGGAYLSVPVAFAAKRRGIPIALLEINAVAGRANRVIAKDATKIFVSYKESITQFPSGVEALTQVIGTPVRDGILKPIDVATARSHFGLDPNRKTLLVFGGSLGARSLNAAMKACAQSFLDAGMNVIWQTGSSENADALRSQYADPSRICIREFISEMPEAYAASDLVVCRAGASTLAEISTLGKPAILIPYPLAAMNHQEKNAIAYRERGAALVITDSAIAAELSGAVRSLMGDDATRATMAKKMLASENITARNVVADYLIAQLRI; from the coding sequence GACTCGCATCCCGAGATCCGCATCGTCTTCGTCGGCACGAAGAACCGCATCGAGTCGCGCGAAGTACCGCGTCTTGGGTTCGAGTTCTTCCCGATCGAGATCGCCGCTCCGGGTCGTTCGCTCGGCTCGCTTGCCAAGTTTCCCTTGCAGTACTACAAGGCATTCCGTCGTTCGAAGCAAATACTCGAAGAAGTGAACGCGGAAGTCTTCCTTGGGGGCGGCGCCTATCTGAGCGTGCCGGTGGCCTTCGCGGCAAAACGGCGTGGCATCCCGATCGCGCTGCTCGAAATCAATGCAGTGGCTGGCCGCGCAAACCGCGTCATCGCGAAGGACGCAACCAAGATCTTCGTGAGCTACAAAGAGTCGATCACACAGTTTCCGTCGGGTGTTGAGGCCCTCACACAGGTGATCGGCACTCCGGTGCGCGACGGCATCCTCAAACCCATCGATGTCGCGACCGCACGCTCGCATTTTGGTTTGGACCCGAACCGCAAAACGCTGCTCGTCTTCGGGGGCTCGCTCGGCGCCCGATCGCTCAACGCAGCGATGAAAGCTTGTGCGCAGTCATTCCTCGATGCGGGTATGAACGTGATCTGGCAGACCGGCTCAAGCGAGAACGCCGATGCATTGCGCAGTCAGTACGCTGACCCATCGCGCATCTGCATTCGCGAGTTCATTAGCGAAATGCCGGAGGCGTATGCGGCGAGCGATCTTGTGGTCTGCCGCGCAGGCGCTTCGACGCTTGCCGAAATCTCGACACTTGGCAAGCCGGCGATCCTGATACCGTACCCGCTTGCGGCAATGAATCATCAGGAGAAAAATGCAATCGCGTATCGTGAGCGTGGCGCGGCACTCGTGATAACCGATAGTGCGATTGCAGCCGAGCTTTCGGGAGCAGTCCGTTCGCTTATGGGGGATGACGCAACGCGAGCTACGATGGCAAAAAAAATGCTTGCATCTGAGAACATAACTGCACGAAATGTTGTAGCAGATTATCTCATAGCGCAGCTTCGCATATAA
- a CDS encoding UDP-N-acetylmuramate--L-alanine ligase, with protein MQHIHFIGIGGAGMSGLAEIALARGIAVSGSDLSDSAKLKELRKLGAKIHIGHRASNVPADTDVVVYTSAVRKSDNPEYAVAALRQIRCVRRAEFLAELIHSLQTVAVAGTHGKTTTTSMIAHILLHAGLDPVVSVGASVFELGGKNAHAGKGNLAIVEADEYDRSFLALHPFIAVMTTLEAEHLDIYRDLADLQDTFVQFANAGSQLGMVVVNIDEPALRSILPRLTKKIVTFGIGSEEAKYRAKNVSLDALHSTSTIFRGGSPAGTLTLSVPGEHNIKNALAAIAVAESLAIPFEMIAEALSQFRGAERRAQVIGDANGILVIDDYAHHPTEIEATLKALRTGYPGRRILAAFQPHTFTRTRDFAAEFGQVFAAYADALYLLDVYPAREKPIEGITSELILQSARAAGLERSQIVHSLNELPAAIGGDATASDIVITLGAGTITEAAPAIKSYLRSQSSTQGPERLPRRTAAVG; from the coding sequence ATGCAGCATATCCACTTCATCGGGATCGGCGGCGCCGGCATGAGCGGATTAGCCGAGATCGCACTCGCCCGTGGCATCGCCGTCTCGGGCAGTGATCTGAGTGATTCGGCAAAGCTGAAAGAGCTCAGAAAACTCGGAGCGAAGATCCATATCGGGCATAGAGCGTCGAATGTCCCCGCCGATACTGACGTCGTCGTCTATACTTCTGCTGTCCGGAAATCTGACAATCCCGAATACGCGGTGGCCGCTCTACGACAGATCCGATGTGTTCGACGTGCAGAGTTTTTGGCAGAACTGATACACAGTCTGCAGACTGTAGCGGTCGCCGGTACCCACGGAAAAACGACGACGACTTCGATGATCGCCCATATTCTTCTGCATGCGGGCCTTGATCCGGTCGTGTCGGTCGGTGCAAGCGTCTTTGAGCTCGGCGGCAAGAATGCGCATGCGGGCAAAGGAAATCTTGCCATTGTCGAGGCCGATGAATATGACAGGAGTTTCTTGGCATTGCATCCCTTCATTGCGGTCATGACGACCCTCGAGGCCGAACACCTCGACATCTATCGAGATCTGGCCGATCTGCAGGATACGTTCGTCCAGTTCGCGAATGCCGGTTCGCAGCTTGGAATGGTTGTCGTGAATATTGACGAACCTGCATTGCGATCGATCCTGCCCCGGCTTACAAAGAAGATCGTCACGTTCGGTATTGGCTCTGAAGAGGCAAAGTACCGGGCGAAGAACGTTTCGCTCGATGCACTTCATAGTACGTCCACGATCTTCCGTGGCGGATCGCCGGCCGGAACGCTTACACTTTCCGTCCCTGGTGAGCACAATATCAAGAATGCACTTGCGGCGATCGCCGTCGCGGAAAGCCTGGCGATCCCGTTCGAGATGATCGCCGAAGCACTATCACAGTTTCGCGGCGCCGAGCGCCGTGCGCAGGTGATCGGTGATGCGAACGGTATCCTCGTCATCGACGATTATGCGCATCACCCGACCGAGATCGAAGCAACGCTCAAAGCGCTTCGTACCGGGTACCCCGGTCGTCGGATTCTTGCCGCATTTCAACCGCACACATTCACGCGCACCAGAGATTTTGCCGCCGAGTTCGGCCAAGTGTTTGCAGCATACGCCGATGCGCTCTATTTACTGGATGTCTATCCGGCCAGGGAGAAGCCGATCGAGGGCATTACGAGCGAGTTGATTCTACAGTCCGCTCGAGCAGCAGGCCTCGAACGTTCACAAATCGTGCATTCGCTTAACGAGCTTCCCGCTGCGATCGGCGGTGACGCAACTGCCTCCGACATTGTTATTACACTCGGTGCAGGTACGATTACCGAAGCTGCGCCGGCAATCAAATCATATTTACGCTCACAATCATCAACACAAGGCCCCGAACGGTTACCCAGGCGAACTGCAGCGGTCGGTTAA
- the murB gene encoding UDP-N-acetylmuramate dehydrogenase, translating into MSIADELAAQISGSVRENVPLAPFTTFRIGGNAQLFVEPATPEDVVHTRAFAATHSLPFFILGNGSNVLISDEGIAGVVMNLETGFSKLSIEGNIITAGAGVRMATFVDFAIRNNLAGVEMLAGIPATIGGAVWMNAGCYGGETSDHLLDVTIVRADQTLTLTKEECHFRYRHSGFEPGDIVVQARFALQAGNAAELREIKLKHLMHRNDVQPVNLPNCGSVFKNPKPHFSAQLIEEAGLKGTQIGGAQISPKHANFITNLGGATAQDVIAIMNLERKTVFERTGIVLEPEVQLIGFLSNPIEPLL; encoded by the coding sequence GTGAGCATCGCAGACGAACTAGCTGCTCAGATCTCTGGCTCGGTCCGCGAGAACGTCCCGCTCGCACCATTCACGACATTTCGCATCGGCGGTAACGCCCAACTCTTTGTAGAGCCGGCAACGCCGGAGGATGTTGTCCACACCCGTGCGTTTGCGGCCACACATTCGCTACCGTTCTTCATTCTCGGCAACGGCTCGAACGTCCTGATCAGCGACGAGGGTATCGCCGGCGTCGTGATGAATCTGGAAACAGGATTTTCTAAACTGAGCATCGAAGGCAACATCATCACGGCGGGCGCAGGTGTTCGAATGGCGACATTCGTCGACTTCGCGATCCGCAACAACCTTGCTGGTGTCGAGATGCTCGCAGGCATCCCGGCGACGATCGGCGGAGCGGTCTGGATGAACGCCGGATGCTACGGCGGCGAGACGAGCGATCATTTGCTCGATGTGACCATCGTCCGAGCAGACCAGACGCTTACGCTCACCAAAGAAGAGTGTCACTTCCGATATCGCCACAGTGGCTTTGAACCAGGCGATATTGTAGTGCAAGCCCGCTTCGCACTTCAGGCCGGCAATGCGGCCGAGCTTCGAGAGATCAAGCTCAAACACCTGATGCACCGCAACGACGTGCAACCCGTGAACCTGCCGAACTGCGGTTCTGTGTTCAAGAACCCGAAGCCGCACTTCAGTGCACAACTGATCGAAGAAGCCGGACTCAAGGGGACGCAGATCGGCGGAGCGCAGATCTCGCCCAAGCATGCGAATTTCATTACGAACCTCGGTGGTGCAACGGCGCAAGACGTCATCGCCATCATGAACCTCGAACGCAAGACCGTCTTTGAGCGCACGGGTATTGTCCTCGAACCCGAAGTACAGCTCATAGGATTTTTGAGCAACCCGATCGAGCCGCTTTTATAG
- a CDS encoding FtsQ-type POTRA domain-containing protein, producing the protein MQLHIRKSGEEPKGYAPLHEAKPLDELEQAELGAEFVAEEDDEPKSWKSSRYVPYILLAAVLLLGGIVFFAREFQSAEGLQAIRVEGNRQLMTSEVLLLASIDKSQKFYDIDLRTIEQRIAKHGFVRDVSIRRETHPNTIVIRVNERMPLAMIRSSSGEPVLVDNDYRFFLPKRLSGLMDPNKLLAVPVLGGVNEKDTAAIIEMSHIVRQIVTMGDSSLREALGELRRTPTGAYVMYTSVASTPIFIGSPSDVRFTTTLERETDPSAQKAENERLFDHQLHLLATLWKQKLRAEIWSRSTLYVDARFNGQIIVRHKGYGASLAKNATPAADSARTVRPDSAIQRSLSTTSPTTAVR; encoded by the coding sequence GTGCAACTGCATATACGCAAATCTGGCGAAGAGCCCAAAGGCTACGCACCGCTGCATGAAGCGAAGCCGCTCGACGAACTCGAGCAGGCGGAGCTCGGCGCGGAGTTCGTAGCCGAAGAGGACGACGAGCCGAAGAGCTGGAAAAGCTCGCGCTATGTGCCGTATATCTTGCTCGCGGCGGTACTGCTGCTGGGCGGGATCGTGTTTTTCGCGCGCGAATTCCAATCCGCCGAGGGGCTGCAGGCAATCCGTGTCGAGGGTAATCGTCAGCTCATGACGAGTGAGGTGCTGTTACTGGCTTCGATCGATAAGTCGCAAAAGTTTTATGATATCGATCTACGCACGATCGAGCAGCGTATCGCAAAGCATGGATTTGTCCGCGATGTTTCGATTCGACGCGAGACACATCCGAACACGATCGTCATTCGCGTTAACGAACGCATGCCGCTTGCGATGATTCGTTCGTCGAGCGGCGAACCCGTACTCGTCGATAACGACTACCGCTTCTTTCTACCGAAGCGACTCTCGGGATTAATGGACCCGAACAAGCTGCTCGCCGTGCCTGTGCTCGGCGGTGTCAACGAAAAAGATACTGCTGCCATCATCGAGATGTCGCACATCGTCCGTCAGATTGTTACAATGGGCGACAGCTCGCTTCGCGAGGCGCTTGGCGAACTTCGGCGCACGCCAACCGGAGCATATGTGATGTACACCTCCGTCGCATCGACGCCGATCTTTATCGGCTCGCCATCGGACGTTCGCTTCACGACAACGCTCGAACGCGAGACCGATCCGTCCGCTCAGAAAGCCGAGAACGAACGTCTGTTCGATCATCAGTTACATTTACTCGCCACGCTCTGGAAGCAGAAGCTTCGCGCCGAGATCTGGTCGCGCAGCACGCTCTATGTCGATGCCCGCTTTAACGGACAGATCATCGTCCGCCATAAGGGCTACGGCGCATCGCTTGCCAAGAACGCGACGCCTGCGGCCGATTCGGCGCGCACAGTGCGTCCCGACTCGGCGATACAACGATCGTTATCCACCACGTCACCAACTACTGCAGTACGATAA
- the ftsA gene encoding cell division protein FtsA gives MIGVPAGLEPSRIIVGLDIGTTKVCAIVAAISLHEPHSMTVLGVGSVPADGLSRGVVTNIEKTVKSIERAVAEAEAQSGVKIREVVVGIAGDHIQSFQSRGVVTISNQDRQIRPEDIARLLEDVRRIHLPSDRKILHVIPQEFIVDGQDGFYEEPVGVSGVRLESTVHVINGLVTAVQNIYNCVERAGLRVNDIVLEPLASSYAVLDEKEKEAGVALVDIGGGTTDIAVFEEKTIRHSAVVGIAGQKVTDDIRKGLNILGDQAERLKREYGCAVVSHIVRDEIIQLPGIAGRKPRQIQRSLLARIIQPRMEEILEFSYNEIKRSGFARNLGAGVVLTGGGSMINSTRELAEAIFDMDVKIGMPMSFGAGLVKEIESPVYATAVGLVLYAFHAGVATSNMTFIEEEQTPVVEHSEEYFDDEPKQKTSVLNRMKGWFEHL, from the coding sequence ATGATCGGCGTGCCCGCAGGACTCGAACCAAGCCGCATTATTGTCGGCCTCGATATCGGCACGACGAAAGTCTGCGCGATCGTCGCTGCGATCTCGCTGCACGAACCGCATTCCATGACGGTCCTCGGTGTGGGCTCGGTGCCTGCCGACGGCCTCTCGCGAGGCGTCGTAACGAACATCGAAAAGACCGTCAAGTCGATCGAGCGAGCCGTCGCCGAAGCCGAAGCGCAGTCCGGCGTGAAGATCCGCGAGGTGGTCGTGGGCATTGCAGGGGACCATATCCAGTCGTTCCAATCGCGCGGCGTGGTGACCATCTCGAATCAAGATCGTCAGATCCGCCCAGAGGACATTGCTCGGTTGCTCGAGGACGTTCGCCGCATTCATCTGCCGAGCGACCGCAAGATCTTGCATGTGATCCCGCAGGAGTTTATTGTGGATGGTCAAGACGGCTTTTACGAAGAGCCGGTCGGTGTCTCGGGCGTGCGGCTCGAGTCCACTGTACATGTGATCAACGGCCTGGTGACGGCCGTGCAGAATATCTATAACTGTGTCGAACGCGCCGGGCTGCGTGTCAACGACATTGTTCTCGAACCGCTCGCATCGAGCTATGCAGTGCTCGACGAGAAGGAAAAGGAAGCCGGCGTTGCGCTCGTCGATATCGGCGGTGGCACGACCGACATCGCTGTCTTCGAAGAGAAAACGATCCGTCACAGCGCTGTCGTCGGTATTGCGGGCCAGAAAGTCACCGATGACATTCGCAAGGGCCTAAACATTCTCGGCGATCAGGCAGAACGCCTCAAGCGCGAATACGGCTGCGCCGTCGTCTCGCACATCGTACGCGACGAGATCATCCAGCTTCCGGGTATTGCCGGCCGCAAGCCGCGTCAGATCCAGCGCTCGCTGCTCGCACGTATCATCCAGCCGCGCATGGAAGAGATCCTCGAGTTCTCGTACAATGAGATCAAGCGCTCGGGCTTTGCGCGCAACCTCGGCGCCGGTGTCGTGCTCACGGGCGGTGGCTCGATGATCAACTCAACACGCGAACTTGCCGAGGCCATCTTCGATATGGATGTCAAGATCGGTATGCCGATGAGCTTTGGCGCCGGACTCGTCAAAGAGATCGAATCGCCGGTTTATGCGACAGCCGTCGGCCTCGTGCTCTACGCGTTCCATGCAGGTGTCGCCACATCGAACATGACCTTCATCGAAGAAGAACAAACGCCCGTCGTCGAGCACAGTGAAGAATATTTCGACGATGAACCTAAACAGAAAACCTCGGTGCTCAACCGCATGAAAGGCTGGTTCGAACACCTGTGA
- the ftsZ gene encoding cell division protein FtsZ, giving the protein MIELDTREEYGARIKVVGIGGGGSNAVNAMIDRGLVGVEFCVFNTDMQALQASAAALKLQIGRNLTRGLGAGANPDIGRRAVDEDREEIAEMLRGSDMVFVTAGMGGGTGTGGAARVAQIAKENGALVVGIVTRPFFFEGKRRLNQAEDGIQELRKNVDTLIVIPNQKLLALVTEGTSLLDGFEIANQVLYNATRGISELITRHGHINVDFADVRTVMTDMGDAIMGAGVASGAHRAAVAAESAISSPLLEGVSIQGAQGVLVNITGGRSMTLLEVSEATQIIHDSAGDDANIIFGAVLDETMDDEIMVTVIATGFNNKPTFTGLSVDEKPAVPYAPAEEVFAQKSKPSVVRMTPPMSMDEYEVRKKIIAQQPPQRERSEPSTHYEEDVQLPKVERMSRGTLTERQEDASAFDRLSAGAFRASSIRLSPMNETSHVPSGPRDLKEYDTPAYLRRGINIPSVDEQEEIEALEREHAPETVMAGSGGGGVNHTRERDDRPTFLRKIMD; this is encoded by the coding sequence ATGATCGAACTCGATACCAGAGAAGAGTACGGTGCCAGGATTAAGGTCGTCGGCATCGGTGGTGGCGGCTCGAACGCCGTCAATGCCATGATCGACCGCGGACTCGTCGGCGTGGAATTCTGCGTGTTCAACACGGACATGCAGGCATTGCAGGCATCGGCTGCCGCATTAAAATTACAAATCGGCCGCAACCTCACACGCGGCCTCGGTGCAGGTGCGAACCCTGACATCGGGCGTCGTGCCGTTGACGAAGACCGCGAAGAAATCGCCGAGATGCTGCGCGGAAGCGACATGGTGTTCGTCACCGCGGGTATGGGTGGCGGCACCGGCACCGGAGGCGCAGCTCGAGTTGCACAGATCGCCAAAGAGAACGGCGCCTTGGTCGTCGGTATCGTGACGCGTCCGTTCTTCTTCGAAGGTAAGCGCCGCCTCAATCAAGCCGAGGACGGCATTCAGGAACTTCGAAAAAATGTCGATACGCTCATCGTCATCCCGAATCAAAAGCTATTGGCACTCGTGACCGAAGGCACGTCTTTGCTCGACGGATTCGAGATTGCAAATCAAGTGCTCTATAACGCAACTCGCGGTATTAGCGAACTCATCACGCGTCACGGTCATATCAACGTCGACTTTGCCGACGTTCGCACTGTCATGACCGACATGGGCGATGCGATCATGGGTGCGGGTGTCGCCAGCGGCGCACACCGCGCAGCCGTCGCAGCCGAAAGCGCAATCAGTTCGCCGCTGCTCGAAGGTGTGTCGATCCAGGGTGCACAAGGCGTACTTGTGAATATCACCGGCGGTCGTTCGATGACACTCCTTGAGGTCAGCGAAGCGACACAGATCATCCACGATTCCGCCGGCGACGACGCGAACATCATCTTCGGCGCTGTGCTCGACGAGACCATGGACGACGAGATCATGGTCACCGTCATCGCAACTGGTTTCAACAACAAGCCGACGTTCACCGGTCTGTCGGTAGATGAGAAGCCTGCGGTGCCGTATGCTCCCGCCGAAGAGGTCTTCGCGCAGAAGTCGAAGCCGTCGGTCGTTCGCATGACACCGCCGATGTCGATGGACGAGTACGAAGTCCGCAAGAAAATCATCGCACAACAACCACCGCAACGCGAGCGCTCAGAACCTTCGACGCACTATGAAGAGGACGTTCAGCTCCCGAAAGTGGAACGCATGAGTCGCGGGACGCTCACCGAGCGTCAGGAGGATGCAAGTGCATTCGATCGTCTCTCTGCCGGTGCGTTTCGTGCATCGAGCATTCGACTTTCGCCGATGAACGAGACATCGCATGTCCCCAGCGGACCACGCGATCTCAAGGAATACGATACGCCGGCTTATTTGCGCCGCGGCATCAATATTCCGTCGGTAGACGAGCAGGAAGAGATCGAAGCACTCGAACGCGAACATGCACCCGAGACCGTCATGGCCGGTAGTGGTGGTGGCGGGGTCAATCACACCCGCGAACGTGACGATCGTCCGACGTTCCTTCGCAAGATCATGGACTAA
- a CDS encoding YbjQ family protein: protein MIAHSMTSTTFDLPGYTVTKNLGIVRGIVVRSRSVFGNMAAGIQTLFGGNITIYTNLCEQAREESYALLLEHAERLGANAIVGLRYDATEIAAGIAEVLCYGTAVVVAPK from the coding sequence ATGATCGCTCATTCAATGACCTCAACCACCTTCGACCTACCGGGATATACGGTAACGAAGAATCTCGGTATCGTACGCGGCATTGTCGTGCGCTCGCGCTCGGTATTCGGGAACATGGCCGCCGGTATCCAGACACTGTTCGGCGGTAACATCACGATCTACACGAATCTTTGCGAACAAGCACGCGAGGAGTCGTATGCACTGTTGCTCGAACATGCCGAGCGACTCGGTGCGAATGCGATCGTCGGATTGCGATATGACGCAACCGAAATCGCAGCCGGTATTGCAGAAGTGCTCTGCTACGGAACAGCCGTAGTGGTCGCACCGAAGTAA